The Kitasatospora setae KM-6054 genome contains a region encoding:
- a CDS encoding GNAT family N-acetyltransferase: MLGRGPVEARPEVRIGRSDVGRRVSVRRVDSVADGRPVFRDVIGVLTSWDGAGLTVEPRTGGPVRFAEELLVAGKPVPAFPARRAAAPAATPEALQRTASRGWPAVEREQLGEWTLRAAAGFTKRANSVQALGDPGLPLDEALARADAWYAARGLPLHAEVTVPGSPDGLDALLGPAITPTLVRTAPLGALARAGRPADVRLSRTAGPEWLPLYGLADDDPARAAALRVLHGGPSVWFARVEGPDSAPLAIGRAAVDGPWACFSAIETAPAARRRGLATAVMAALAARAAEEGATGAYLQVEADNAGAIALYDGLGFTTSHTYHYARLPQR, translated from the coding sequence ATGCTCGGTCGAGGGCCGGTGGAGGCCCGTCCGGAGGTCCGGATAGGCCGGTCTGACGTGGGTCGACGGGTGTCGGTCCGGCGTGTCGACAGCGTGGCGGACGGACGTCCGGTGTTCCGCGATGTGATCGGCGTGCTCACCTCGTGGGACGGCGCCGGGTTGACGGTCGAGCCGCGGACCGGCGGGCCGGTGCGCTTCGCCGAGGAGCTGCTGGTGGCCGGCAAGCCCGTCCCGGCGTTCCCGGCCCGCCGCGCGGCCGCGCCCGCCGCCACGCCCGAGGCGCTGCAGCGGACCGCCTCCCGCGGCTGGCCGGCCGTCGAGCGGGAGCAGCTCGGCGAGTGGACGCTGCGGGCCGCCGCCGGGTTCACCAAGCGCGCCAACTCGGTGCAGGCGCTGGGCGATCCGGGCCTGCCGCTGGACGAGGCGCTGGCCCGGGCCGACGCCTGGTACGCGGCCCGGGGGCTGCCGCTGCACGCCGAGGTGACCGTCCCCGGCTCGCCGGACGGGCTGGACGCGCTGCTCGGCCCGGCGATCACCCCGACCCTGGTGCGCACTGCCCCGCTCGGCGCCTTGGCCCGGGCCGGCCGCCCGGCCGACGTCCGGCTGTCCCGGACCGCCGGGCCCGAGTGGCTGCCGCTGTACGGCCTGGCCGACGACGACCCGGCGCGGGCGGCCGCCCTGCGGGTGCTGCACGGCGGCCCCTCGGTCTGGTTCGCCCGGGTCGAGGGCCCGGACAGCGCCCCGCTGGCGATCGGACGGGCGGCCGTGGACGGGCCGTGGGCCTGCTTCAGCGCGATCGAGACCGCCCCGGCGGCCCGCCGCCGCGGCCTGGCCACCGCGGTGATGGCCGCGCTGGCCGCCCGCGCCGCCGAGGAGGGCGCCACCGGCGCCTACCTGCAGGTCGAGGCCGACAACGCGGGCGCGATCGCGCTGTACGACGGGCTGGGCTTCACGACCAGTCACACTTACCACTACGCCCGCCTGCCCCAGCGGTAG
- the fdxA gene encoding ferredoxin, producing MTYVIAQPCVDVKDKACIEECPVDCIYEGERSLYIHPDECVDCGACEPVCPVEAIFYEDDTPEEWKDYYKANVEFFDDLGSPGGASKLGLIQSDHPFIAALPPQNAEH from the coding sequence GTGACCTACGTCATCGCGCAGCCTTGTGTCGACGTCAAGGACAAGGCGTGCATCGAAGAGTGCCCCGTGGACTGCATCTACGAGGGCGAGCGCTCCCTCTACATCCACCCGGACGAGTGCGTGGACTGTGGCGCCTGTGAACCGGTCTGCCCGGTCGAGGCGATCTTCTACGAGGACGACACTCCGGAGGAGTGGAAGGACTACTACAAGGCCAACGTCGAGTTCTTCGACGACCTGGGCTCGCCCGGCGGCGCCTCCAAGCTCGGCCTGATCCAGAGCGACCACCCGTTCATCGCCGCGCTGCCCCCGCAGAACGCCGAGCACTGA
- the dapC gene encoding succinyldiaminopimelate transaminase yields MSTNDSTHAPFPGHPGAARRVSDRLPVFPWDKLEPYKRTAQAHPDGLCDFSVGTPVDPVPALVQQALAAHTDTPGYPTVWGPLSLRDAIAGWLGRRCGAEIGSEAVLPTVGSKELVAWLPGQLGLGPGDQVAYPTLAYPTYEVGALLCGAEPVAYEDVSELDGSKVRLLWLNSPSNPTGRVLDADALRRAVEWAREHRVLLVSDECYLELGWEAEPVSVLHPSVCGGSHEGLLAVHSLSKRSNLAGYRASFVAGDPVVVAELLEIRKHGGMIVPAPVQAATAAALADDAHVAEQRARYAQRRSALRAALEAYGFRIEHSEASLYLWATQDKPCWETVAELAELGILVAPGDFYGPVGDRFVRVAFTATDERVASAVERLKR; encoded by the coding sequence GTGAGCACCAACGACAGCACGCACGCGCCGTTCCCGGGCCACCCGGGGGCGGCGCGCCGCGTCTCCGACCGTCTGCCGGTCTTCCCCTGGGACAAGCTCGAACCGTACAAGCGCACCGCCCAGGCACACCCGGACGGGCTCTGCGACTTCTCGGTCGGCACCCCGGTGGACCCCGTCCCCGCACTGGTCCAGCAGGCGCTGGCCGCGCACACCGACACCCCCGGCTACCCCACCGTGTGGGGCCCGCTGTCGCTGCGCGACGCCATCGCCGGCTGGCTGGGCCGCCGCTGCGGCGCCGAGATCGGCTCCGAGGCCGTGCTGCCCACCGTCGGCTCCAAGGAGCTGGTGGCCTGGCTGCCCGGCCAACTCGGCCTCGGCCCCGGCGACCAGGTCGCCTACCCCACGCTCGCGTACCCCACCTACGAGGTCGGCGCGCTGCTCTGCGGCGCCGAACCGGTCGCGTACGAGGACGTCAGCGAGCTGGACGGCTCGAAGGTCCGGCTGCTCTGGCTGAACTCGCCGTCCAACCCCACCGGACGGGTGCTCGACGCGGACGCCCTGCGCCGCGCCGTCGAGTGGGCCCGGGAGCACCGGGTGCTGCTGGTCAGCGACGAGTGCTACCTCGAACTCGGCTGGGAGGCCGAGCCGGTGTCCGTGCTGCACCCGTCGGTCTGCGGCGGCTCGCACGAGGGCCTGCTGGCCGTGCACTCGCTCTCCAAGCGCTCCAACCTGGCCGGCTACCGGGCCTCCTTCGTGGCGGGCGACCCGGTGGTGGTCGCCGAACTGCTGGAGATCCGCAAGCACGGCGGCATGATCGTGCCCGCGCCGGTGCAGGCGGCCACCGCGGCCGCGCTCGCCGACGACGCGCACGTCGCCGAGCAGCGGGCCCGGTACGCGCAGCGGCGCAGCGCGCTGCGGGCCGCGCTGGAGGCGTACGGGTTCCGGATCGAGCACTCCGAGGCGAGCCTGTACCTGTGGGCGACCCAGGACAAGCCGTGCTGGGAGACCGTGGCCGAACTCGCCGAGCTGGGCATCCTGGTGGCCCCCGGCGACTTCTACGGCCCGGTGGGCGACCGGTTCGTGCGGGTGGCCTTCACCGCCACCGACGAGCGGGTGGCCTCGGCGGTGGAGCGGCTCAAGCGGTAG
- the dapE gene encoding succinyl-diaminopimelate desuccinylase, which yields MSSPNEPLDLFLDGGTLTARLVDFPSVSGEEAALADAVETALRALPHLTVDRYGNNVVARTHFGRAERVVLAGHLDTVPIADNLPSHVEGDLLYGCGTSDMKSGVAVQLRLAATLTEANRDVTYVFYDCEEVEAARNGLGHLFAVHPDWLAGDFAVLMEPSGAVVEGGCQGSLRVDVTLTGVRAHAARSWLGDNAIHKAAEVLRRLAEYQPRRVEIDGLEYREGLNATRIDGGVAGNVIPDECRIHVAFRFAPDRSLEQAEAHLREVFAGYQVDVVDASPAALPGLGLPAARAFLEAVGGEPRAKFGWTDVARFSAHGVPAVNYGPGDPNLAHKREEHCSLSAIADVERRLRDWLAR from the coding sequence ATGAGCAGCCCGAACGAGCCCCTCGACCTCTTCCTCGACGGCGGGACGCTGACCGCCCGCCTCGTCGACTTCCCGTCCGTCAGCGGTGAGGAGGCGGCCCTCGCGGACGCCGTCGAGACCGCGCTCCGGGCCCTCCCGCACCTGACCGTCGACCGGTACGGCAACAACGTGGTCGCCCGCACCCACTTCGGCCGGGCCGAGCGGGTCGTCCTCGCCGGGCACCTGGACACCGTGCCGATCGCCGACAACCTGCCCTCGCACGTCGAGGGCGACCTGCTCTACGGCTGCGGCACCTCCGACATGAAGTCCGGCGTCGCGGTGCAGCTGCGGCTCGCCGCCACCCTCACCGAGGCCAACCGGGACGTCACCTACGTCTTCTACGACTGCGAGGAGGTGGAGGCCGCCCGCAACGGCCTCGGCCACCTGTTCGCGGTCCACCCGGACTGGCTGGCGGGCGACTTCGCGGTCCTGATGGAGCCCAGCGGCGCGGTGGTCGAGGGCGGCTGCCAGGGCAGCCTGCGGGTGGACGTCACGCTCACCGGCGTCCGCGCGCACGCCGCCCGCAGCTGGCTCGGCGACAACGCCATCCACAAGGCCGCGGAGGTGCTGCGCCGGCTCGCCGAGTACCAGCCGCGCCGGGTGGAGATCGACGGCCTGGAGTACCGCGAGGGCCTGAACGCGACCCGGATCGACGGCGGCGTGGCGGGCAACGTGATCCCCGACGAGTGCCGGATCCACGTGGCCTTCCGGTTCGCCCCCGACCGCAGCCTGGAGCAGGCCGAGGCGCACCTGCGCGAGGTCTTCGCCGGCTACCAGGTGGACGTCGTCGACGCCTCGCCCGCCGCCCTGCCCGGCCTCGGCCTGCCCGCCGCGCGGGCCTTCCTGGAGGCGGTCGGCGGCGAGCCCCGGGCCAAGTTCGGCTGGACGGACGTGGCCCGGTTCTCCGCGCACGGCGTGCCCGCCGTCAACTACGGCCCCGGCGACCCGAACCTGGCGCACAAGCGCGAGGAGCACTGCTCGCTCAGCGCGATCGCCGACGTCGAGCGGCGGCTGCGGGACTGGCTCGCCCGGTAG
- a CDS encoding LOG family protein: MTANGDDPVRRPRKPWPEKRKGPVLLRRDQVETSTTDQRLLDTTGPTDWLHTDPWRVLRITSEFVEGFGALAELPTAISVFGSARTPVGSPEYEAGVQIGRALAEAGYAVITGGGPGAMEAANKGATEAGGLSVGLGIELPFEQGLNEYVDLGLNFRYFFVRKTMFVKYAQGFVVLPGGLGTLDELFEALTLVQTKKVTRFPVVLFGSAYWGGLVEWLKSTLVAQGKANPADLELFHVTDDVSEVLKVLDAARGPKGTPA, encoded by the coding sequence ATGACAGCCAACGGAGATGACCCCGTCCGCCGGCCCAGGAAGCCGTGGCCCGAGAAGCGCAAGGGCCCCGTTCTGCTGCGGCGCGACCAGGTCGAGACGAGTACGACCGACCAGCGGCTGCTGGACACCACCGGGCCGACCGACTGGTTGCACACCGACCCGTGGCGGGTGCTGCGGATCACCTCGGAGTTCGTCGAGGGCTTCGGCGCGCTCGCCGAACTCCCGACCGCCATCAGCGTGTTCGGCTCCGCCCGGACGCCGGTCGGCTCGCCCGAGTACGAGGCCGGGGTGCAGATCGGCCGGGCCCTGGCCGAGGCCGGCTACGCGGTGATCACCGGCGGCGGCCCGGGCGCGATGGAGGCCGCCAACAAGGGCGCCACCGAGGCCGGCGGGCTGAGCGTCGGCCTGGGCATCGAGCTGCCCTTCGAACAGGGCCTCAACGAGTACGTCGACCTGGGCCTGAACTTCCGGTACTTCTTCGTCCGCAAGACGATGTTCGTGAAGTACGCCCAGGGCTTCGTGGTCCTTCCCGGCGGCCTCGGCACGCTGGACGAGCTGTTCGAGGCGCTCACCCTGGTGCAGACGAAGAAGGTCACCCGCTTCCCGGTGGTCCTGTTCGGCAGCGCCTACTGGGGCGGGCTGGTGGAGTGGCTCAAGTCGACCCTGGTCGCCCAGGGCAAGGCCAACCCCGCCGACCTCGAACTGTTCCACGTCACCGACGACGTGTCGGAGGTCCTGAAGGTGCTGGACGCCGCGCGGGGGCCGAAGGGCACCCCCGCGTAG
- the folP gene encoding dihydropteroate synthase, with product MAIVNRTPDSFFDRGATFADEAAFAAADRAVAEGAAILDIGGVKAGPGEEVGVEEELRRTVPFVAELRERHPDVVISVDTWRHEVGEAVCAVGADLLNDAWGGFDPKLAEVAAKYGAGLVCTHAGGAEPRTRPHRVGYEDVMADILAVTVGLAERALELGVRRDGLIIDPGHDFGKNTRHSLEATRRLPEMTATGFPVLVSLSNKDFVGETLDRPVDERLLGTLATTAVSAWLGARIYRAHQVAETRQVLDMVASIRGTRPPAVARRGLA from the coding sequence ATGGCCATCGTCAACCGCACTCCGGACTCGTTCTTCGACCGCGGGGCGACCTTCGCCGACGAGGCCGCGTTCGCGGCCGCGGACCGGGCGGTCGCCGAGGGCGCGGCGATCCTGGACATCGGCGGGGTGAAGGCCGGTCCGGGCGAGGAGGTCGGCGTGGAGGAGGAGTTGCGCCGCACGGTGCCGTTCGTCGCCGAGCTGCGCGAGCGCCACCCGGACGTGGTGATCAGCGTCGACACCTGGCGGCACGAGGTCGGCGAGGCGGTCTGCGCGGTCGGCGCCGACCTGCTGAACGACGCCTGGGGCGGCTTCGACCCGAAGCTCGCCGAGGTCGCGGCCAAGTACGGCGCGGGCCTGGTGTGCACGCACGCGGGCGGCGCCGAGCCGCGCACCCGCCCGCACCGGGTGGGGTACGAGGACGTGATGGCGGACATCCTGGCGGTGACCGTCGGCCTGGCCGAGCGGGCGCTCGAACTGGGCGTGCGCCGCGACGGGCTGATCATCGACCCGGGGCACGACTTCGGGAAGAACACCCGGCACTCGCTGGAGGCGACCCGCCGGCTGCCGGAGATGACGGCGACCGGCTTCCCGGTGCTGGTCTCGCTCTCCAACAAGGACTTCGTCGGCGAGACCCTGGACCGGCCGGTGGACGAGCGGCTGCTCGGCACCCTGGCCACCACGGCGGTCTCGGCCTGGCTGGGCGCGCGGATCTACCGGGCGCACCAGGTCGCCGAGACCCGCCAGGTGCTGGACATGGTGGCGTCGATCCGCGGCACCCGGCCCCCGGCGGTGGCCCGCCGGGGGCTGGCCTGA
- a CDS encoding DivIVA domain-containing protein produces MFWVIVAAMVLVVGGAAVVALGGGGTLPEAEHDRLSARLPQDRALSRVDVDELRLPMALRGYRMDEVDDVLDRLGAELSLRDARIAELEAVGAVRGAVTAAEGATGEPLPGLESFTAVLEKEPAAAGTAAGTAAGPVPDEQAAPAEPKGDRG; encoded by the coding sequence GTGTTCTGGGTGATCGTGGCCGCGATGGTCTTGGTGGTGGGCGGCGCCGCCGTGGTGGCGCTGGGCGGCGGCGGAACGCTGCCGGAGGCCGAGCACGACCGGCTCTCCGCGCGCCTCCCGCAGGACCGCGCGCTCAGCCGGGTCGACGTCGACGAACTGCGCCTGCCGATGGCGCTGCGCGGCTACCGGATGGACGAGGTCGACGACGTGCTCGACCGCCTCGGCGCGGAACTCTCGCTGCGCGACGCCCGGATCGCCGAACTGGAGGCCGTCGGCGCGGTGCGCGGCGCGGTCACCGCGGCCGAGGGCGCGACCGGCGAACCGCTGCCGGGTCTTGAGTCGTTCACGGCCGTCCTGGAGAAGGAGCCGGCGGCCGCCGGGACCGCCGCCGGGACCGCCGCCGGCCCGGTTCCGGACGAGCAGGCCGCGCCCGCCGAGCCCAAGGGCGACCGCGGGTGA
- a CDS encoding DNA-3-methyladenine glycosylase I → MSGAVLGADGLRRCGWGDTADDYRAYHDTEWGRPVHGDRALFERITLEAFQSGLSWITILRRREGFRTAFRGFDTAAVAEFGDADVERLLNDTGIIRNRAKVLATIANAKAARALAEGELDALVWSHAGDPSRPAPRTLADVPAVTPESTALAKALKRAGFRFVGPTTAYALMQACGLVNDHLADCHAR, encoded by the coding sequence GTGAGCGGTGCGGTCCTCGGGGCCGACGGCCTCCGGCGGTGCGGCTGGGGCGACACGGCCGACGACTACCGCGCCTACCACGACACCGAGTGGGGCCGGCCGGTCCACGGCGACCGGGCCCTGTTCGAGCGGATCACGCTGGAGGCGTTCCAGTCGGGCCTGTCCTGGATCACCATCCTGCGCCGCCGCGAGGGCTTCCGGACGGCGTTCCGCGGCTTCGACACCGCCGCCGTCGCCGAGTTCGGCGACGCCGACGTCGAACGGCTGCTGAACGACACCGGCATCATCCGCAACCGCGCCAAGGTCCTCGCCACCATCGCCAACGCGAAGGCGGCCCGGGCCCTGGCCGAGGGCGAACTCGACGCGCTGGTCTGGAGCCACGCCGGCGACCCGTCCCGCCCGGCCCCGCGCACCCTGGCCGACGTCCCGGCCGTGACGCCGGAGTCGACGGCCCTCGCCAAGGCCCTCAAGCGGGCCGGCTTCCGGTTCGTCGGACCGACCACCGCGTACGCGCTGATGCAGGCGTGCGGACTGGTCAACGACCACCTGGCGGACTGCCACGCGCGCTAG
- a CDS encoding enoyl-CoA hydratase/isomerase family protein, with product MSDTVRYERDGALAVLTIDRAAAMNALDVPTKVALRDAVTAAAADPDVRAVLLTGAGDKAFCVGQDLKEHVGLLERQRETGEGALRTVAEHYNPLVRALAGMRKPTVAAVNGVAAGAGASLAFACDFRILADTAGFNTSFAGVALTTDSGASWTLPRLVGHARATELLMLPRTVRAAEALTLGLATRVVPAAELAAIAHEFALTLANGPTVAYGAIKESLAYGAAHSLDELLDKEDELQTLAGRSEDHRIAVDAFLAKEKPAYTGR from the coding sequence ATGTCCGACACCGTGCGCTACGAGCGCGACGGCGCCCTCGCCGTCCTCACCATCGACCGCGCCGCCGCGATGAACGCCCTCGACGTCCCCACCAAGGTCGCCCTCCGGGACGCCGTCACCGCCGCCGCGGCCGACCCGGACGTCCGGGCCGTGCTGCTCACCGGTGCCGGCGACAAGGCGTTCTGCGTCGGCCAGGACCTCAAGGAGCACGTCGGCCTGCTGGAGCGCCAGCGCGAGACCGGCGAGGGCGCGCTGCGCACCGTCGCCGAGCACTACAACCCGCTGGTGCGCGCCCTCGCCGGGATGCGCAAGCCCACCGTCGCCGCCGTCAACGGCGTCGCGGCCGGCGCCGGGGCCTCGCTCGCCTTCGCCTGCGACTTCCGGATCCTCGCCGACACCGCGGGCTTCAACACCTCGTTCGCCGGCGTCGCCCTGACCACCGACTCCGGCGCCTCCTGGACCCTCCCCCGCCTGGTCGGCCACGCCCGCGCCACCGAACTGCTGATGCTCCCGCGCACCGTCCGCGCCGCCGAGGCGCTCACCCTCGGCCTCGCCACCCGGGTCGTCCCCGCCGCCGAACTCGCGGCCATCGCCCACGAGTTCGCCCTCACCCTGGCCAACGGCCCGACGGTCGCCTACGGCGCGATCAAGGAGTCCCTGGCCTACGGCGCCGCGCACTCGCTGGACGAGCTCCTCGACAAGGAGGACGAACTCCAGACCCTGGCCGGCCGCAGCGAGGACCACCGGATCGCCGTCGACGCCTTCCTCGCCAAGGAGAAGCCCGCCTACACCGGGCGCTGA
- a CDS encoding DUF3117 domain-containing protein, which translates to MAAMKPRTGDGPLEVTKEGRGIIMRVPLEGGGRLVVELTPDEADALGEALKKACG; encoded by the coding sequence ATGGCGGCCATGAAGCCGCGGACGGGTGACGGCCCGCTGGAGGTCACCAAAGAGGGGCGGGGCATCATCATGCGAGTTCCGCTCGAAGGGGGCGGGCGCCTGGTGGTGGAGCTGACGCCGGACGAGGCGGACGCTCTGGGCGAGGCCCTCAAGAAGGCCTGCGGCTGA